In a single window of the Streptococcus ilei genome:
- a CDS encoding TIGR02328 family protein, with protein MRLWHQDLIPKLPRPQLLGQHRECCALRGNGWGKRHATVNYVFNYSPYRLYAYHRLIMEEMTARDYKVSPEWWEPTYRGKTCPAYPELEEEALSAPIYPEHQATYLQECLDNLAEKGIQLD; from the coding sequence ATGAGACTCTGGCACCAAGACTTGATTCCCAAACTCCCTCGTCCCCAGCTCCTGGGCCAACACCGGGAATGCTGCGCCCTTCGAGGCAATGGCTGGGGCAAGAGGCACGCGACGGTCAACTATGTCTTTAACTACTCGCCCTATCGCCTCTATGCCTATCACCGCCTGATCATGGAGGAGATGACCGCTCGTGACTATAAGGTCAGCCCAGAGTGGTGGGAGCCGACCTACCGAGGCAAGACCTGCCCAGCCTATCCAGAACTGGAAGAGGAAGCTTTGAGTGCCCCCATCTATCCTGAGCACCAAGCTACTTACCTCCAAGAATGCTTAGACAATCTAGCAGAAAAAGGGATTCAACTAGATTAA
- a CDS encoding ABC transporter ATP-binding protein: MLQSLIAEIKEYKKTSILASLYMVFEVMFEISIPFIMATLLDKGVQKGDMTTVLTYGLLMLVFAFLSLFCGIQSARYGAFASAGFAKNLRKAIFKKIQTFSFENIDSFSSGGLVTRMMTDVTNVQNSYQMVIRICVRAPLNLIFAIAASYLINPQMASIFVGITLFLGLVLGVITKIVYPLFTKVFDAYDNLNNSIQENITNMRVVKSYVKEEEETVKFKKASRLIYNMFMKAIRIVILSSPAMMLSLYASFILISWIGAQLIVGGSFTTGELTSMFAYVMTILMSLMMFMMIFVMLSISMASVERINEVLGTESTIVSPENGLTEVADGSITFDHVDFAYTDENGDKAHVLSDINLSIRSGEVIGILGGTGSGKSSLVQLIPRLYDVESGSVKVAGQDVRNYDLDHLRKQVAMVLQTNVLFSGTIKENMRWGNKDATDEEIMEACKIAQADEFIQNFKDGYDTMIERGGANVSGGQRQRLCIARALLMNPKILILDDSTSAVDTKTDSLIRQGLATSLKDTTKIIIGQRISSIQDADRIVVMNDGKIDAIGTHHDLIETNAIYREVYDMQTQGKGGQADAE, from the coding sequence ATGCTTCAGTCATTGATTGCTGAAATCAAGGAATACAAGAAAACCTCTATTCTAGCCTCACTCTATATGGTGTTTGAGGTCATGTTTGAGATTTCTATTCCATTCATTATGGCGACGCTTCTGGACAAGGGGGTTCAGAAGGGGGATATGACCACTGTTCTGACCTATGGTCTCCTCATGTTGGTCTTCGCCTTTCTCTCTCTTTTCTGTGGAATACAGTCGGCTCGCTACGGGGCTTTTGCTTCAGCTGGCTTTGCTAAGAATCTACGGAAGGCAATCTTCAAGAAGATCCAAACCTTTTCCTTTGAAAACATCGATAGTTTCTCCTCAGGTGGTCTGGTAACCCGGATGATGACGGATGTGACCAATGTGCAGAACTCCTATCAGATGGTGATCCGGATCTGTGTGCGCGCACCGCTCAATCTGATCTTTGCTATTGCTGCTAGCTACTTGATCAATCCGCAGATGGCTAGTATCTTTGTAGGGATTACCCTCTTCTTGGGTCTGGTCTTGGGTGTGATTACTAAGATCGTCTATCCACTCTTTACCAAGGTCTTTGATGCCTATGATAACTTGAACAATAGCATCCAGGAAAACATCACCAACATGCGCGTGGTCAAGTCCTATGTCAAGGAAGAAGAAGAGACTGTCAAGTTTAAGAAAGCTTCTCGCTTGATCTACAACATGTTCATGAAGGCTATTCGCATCGTGATTTTGAGTAGTCCAGCCATGATGCTCTCCTTGTATGCTTCCTTTATCTTGATCTCTTGGATCGGGGCACAACTCATCGTGGGTGGAAGCTTTACCACTGGTGAGCTGACGTCTATGTTTGCCTATGTCATGACCATCCTTATGTCCCTCATGATGTTTATGATGATCTTCGTTATGCTCTCGATCTCTATGGCATCTGTAGAGCGGATCAATGAAGTCCTTGGGACAGAGTCAACCATCGTCTCTCCGGAGAACGGTCTGACAGAAGTAGCAGATGGTTCTATTACCTTTGACCATGTGGACTTCGCCTACACGGATGAAAATGGCGACAAGGCCCATGTCTTGTCCGATATCAACCTCAGCATTCGCTCGGGTGAAGTGATCGGGATCCTTGGGGGGACTGGTTCCGGTAAGTCTAGTCTGGTCCAGCTCATCCCTCGTCTCTATGATGTGGAGTCAGGTAGCGTCAAGGTCGCTGGTCAGGATGTGCGAAACTATGATTTGGATCATTTGCGCAAGCAAGTAGCCATGGTGCTTCAAACCAATGTCCTCTTCTCTGGTACCATCAAGGAAAATATGCGCTGGGGGAATAAGGATGCGACGGATGAAGAAATCATGGAAGCTTGTAAGATTGCTCAAGCGGATGAATTTATCCAGAACTTTAAGGATGGCTATGATACCATGATCGAACGTGGTGGAGCCAATGTGTCAGGTGGTCAGCGTCAACGTCTCTGTATCGCCCGCGCTCTCTTGATGAATCCAAAGATTTTGATCTTGGATGATTCGACCTCGGCTGTCGATACTAAGACCGATAGCCTGATCCGTCAAGGATTGGCTACCAGTCTTAAAGACACAACTAAGATCATCATTGGCCAACGGATCTCTTCTATCCAAGATGCAGACCGGATCGTGGTCATGAATGATGGTAAGATCGATGCGATTGGTACTCACCACGACTTGATTGAGACCAATGCCATCTACCGTGAAGTCTATGACATGCAAACCCAAGGGAAAGGAGGACAAGCAGATGCAGAATAA
- a CDS encoding YbgA family protein has product MDQKHHCQVLWAKNKYLVLSRSSNIYKEIREYLKQDQVEVSHVEDLIQQALALPENRGQVSNAFQHIWGYFKKQATPEEKADFMLLLEKYQHGQASQEDLIKGIQALLERYPNRYLQDSTLLGGQ; this is encoded by the coding sequence GTGGATCAAAAACATCACTGTCAAGTCCTATGGGCGAAAAATAAATACCTGGTACTGAGTCGTTCAAGTAATATCTACAAGGAAATCCGGGAATACCTGAAGCAAGACCAGGTGGAGGTCAGCCACGTCGAGGACCTGATCCAGCAAGCACTGGCCTTGCCGGAAAATCGTGGCCAGGTCTCCAATGCCTTCCAGCATATCTGGGGCTATTTCAAAAAGCAGGCGACTCCTGAGGAAAAGGCCGACTTCATGCTGTTACTTGAGAAGTACCAGCATGGCCAAGCTAGCCAAGAGGATCTGATCAAGGGAATCCAAGCCCTCCTTGAGCGCTATCCTAATCGCTACTTACAAGACTCGACGCTACTAGGAGGTCAATAG
- a CDS encoding ABC transporter ATP-binding protein, producing the protein MQNKKKAGWGSLVRLLAYMWQQYKFVLLLAAALIVTASLSTVYITSSIRALVDQYIQPMLDSGSKDFGPLLTFLSTLAVIGVVGVLANYGFSLIMATVSQDTLRSLRNQLFARMQKLPVKYFDTHQHGDIMSIYTNDIDALRQAIEQSIPQLLQSAITIIGVAVSMIMISPLLFLLVLSMVGVMAYVIKDISGKSGRYFADQQKNLGIENGFIEEMMAGQKVVKAFVHEEESIEAFERINDQLFESSYQANRYANVLMPILGNLGNVSFVLTSLVGGIFALNGISGLTIGGLMAFLQLNRSFNGPITQVSQQLNFVLMALAGADRIFDLLDEEVEVDEGKVTLVNYEEVDGRMVVTDKKTNLWAWKHPRENGDYELVKLVGNVVFNNVDFSYNDKNQILYDINLYADKGQKVAFVGATGAGKTTITNLINRFYDIQSGSITYDGIDVKLIEKASLRRSLGIVLQDTHLFTGTIAENIAYGRSDATREEILEAARIANVDSFVKHLEQGYDTVLNDDGAGLSNGQRQLIAIARAALANAPVLILDEATSSIDSRTEKMVQEGMDRLMAGRTVFVIAHRLSTIVNSDVIMVMDKGRIIERGNHASLMAERGTYYRLYTGGLEID; encoded by the coding sequence ATGCAGAATAAGAAAAAAGCAGGCTGGGGCTCTCTCGTGCGCTTACTGGCCTACATGTGGCAACAGTATAAGTTCGTCCTTCTCTTAGCAGCTGCCCTTATCGTGACAGCCTCCCTTTCTACGGTCTATATTACATCCTCCATCCGAGCCTTGGTGGACCAATACATCCAACCCATGCTGGATAGTGGAAGCAAGGACTTTGGCCCCCTCTTAACTTTCTTATCAACATTAGCAGTGATTGGAGTGGTGGGAGTTTTGGCCAACTATGGCTTCTCCCTCATTATGGCGACAGTGTCTCAGGATACGCTACGCTCTCTGCGGAACCAGCTCTTTGCCCGTATGCAGAAGCTCCCTGTCAAGTATTTTGATACCCACCAGCACGGGGACATCATGTCTATCTATACCAATGACATCGACGCTCTTCGCCAAGCGATCGAGCAGTCCATCCCGCAGCTCTTGCAGTCTGCCATCACGATCATCGGTGTAGCAGTCAGCATGATCATGATTAGCCCTCTTCTTTTCCTTCTCGTTCTTTCGATGGTCGGCGTCATGGCCTATGTCATTAAGGATATCTCAGGTAAGTCGGGTCGTTATTTCGCCGATCAGCAAAAGAACCTAGGGATTGAAAATGGCTTTATCGAAGAGATGATGGCTGGTCAAAAGGTAGTTAAGGCCTTTGTCCATGAAGAGGAAAGCATTGAAGCCTTTGAGCGGATCAATGACCAACTCTTTGAATCTTCTTATCAGGCCAACCGCTATGCAAATGTCCTGATGCCAATCTTGGGGAACCTGGGAAATGTCTCCTTCGTCTTGACCTCATTGGTCGGAGGGATCTTCGCCTTGAATGGGATCAGTGGCCTCACCATTGGTGGCCTCATGGCCTTTCTCCAGCTTAACCGTTCCTTCAACGGGCCTATCACTCAAGTATCGCAACAGTTGAACTTTGTCCTCATGGCTCTAGCTGGGGCAGATCGGATCTTTGATCTCTTGGATGAAGAAGTCGAAGTGGATGAAGGGAAAGTGACCTTGGTCAACTATGAAGAGGTTGATGGTCGTATGGTCGTCACTGATAAGAAGACCAACCTCTGGGCTTGGAAACACCCGCGGGAAAATGGCGACTATGAACTGGTCAAACTGGTCGGAAATGTCGTCTTTAACAATGTAGACTTCTCTTACAATGATAAGAACCAAATCCTCTACGATATCAACCTCTACGCGGACAAGGGGCAAAAGGTGGCCTTTGTCGGCGCGACAGGAGCAGGGAAGACCACCATTACCAACTTGATCAACCGTTTCTACGATATTCAATCAGGATCTATCACCTATGATGGTATCGATGTGAAGCTGATCGAGAAGGCTTCGCTCCGTCGTTCGCTAGGGATTGTCTTGCAGGATACCCACCTCTTCACTGGAACCATCGCAGAAAATATCGCCTATGGTCGATCAGATGCGACCCGAGAGGAAATCCTGGAAGCAGCTCGCATTGCCAATGTGGATTCCTTTGTCAAACATTTGGAACAAGGCTACGATACTGTCTTGAACGATGATGGAGCTGGTCTATCCAATGGTCAACGTCAGCTGATTGCTATTGCGCGTGCTGCCTTGGCCAATGCGCCGGTCTTGATCCTTGATGAAGCGACCTCCTCGATTGACTCACGGACAGAGAAGATGGTCCAAGAAGGGATGGATCGCCTGATGGCCGGACGCACCGTCTTTGTCATCGCCCACCGTCTCTCAACCATCGTCAACTCGGACGTGATCATGGTCATGGACAAGGGACGCATCATCGAGCGAGGCAACCACGCTTCCTTGATGGCAGAACGCGGGACTTATTACCGCCTCTACACCGGTGGTCTTGAAATTGATTAA